A portion of the Streptococcus sp. Marseille-Q6470 genome contains these proteins:
- a CDS encoding SpGH101 family endo-alpha-N-acetylgalactosaminidase yields the protein MNKRLFEKRCKYSIRKFSLGVASVVIGATFFGTSTVLADTAQTGSTANMPADLAAALANAKDDNGHDFEAPKAGENQGSPEVTEGPKTEEELLEKEKEGAATSATENELPKDLREKLDKAEDSGHTASKEDLEKEDKSLVPEEVAKTKNGELNYGATVEIKSEAGTGSGIVIGENLVLSVSHNFIKDVPDGNNRKVADNIDSDKDVYTVSYEGAPDVKFSKNDVKHWDREGFLKGYKNDLAIVKLRSPLANAPVEVADKPSTIKKGDKVHVFGYPKGVLDPILNTTVEDINDHGEGVRGISYQGSEPGASGGGIFDENGKLIGIHQNGVSGKRSGGILFSPAQLEWIQNYIKGIETTKPAGLDALDKQVEDKEEKPKEDKPQEEKPADNKPAENKPAENKPAENKPAENKPAEAATGETSDATAEVKKEWNSVSRVKGNVEVVEEGGVRYNKLTSTTANDNGANEALFEKAGLQADAEGNVSVDLTFKANTPPAETRFGVYLKYKDNDNNIFVGYDKGGWFWQYKGPNVNTWYSKTRVEAPNVGEENHLSIVYKKDGQLNATNNGQNLFSTEVVPEAVKNALADVNKVYLKAGTYGTELSSVSIKADNQDNIKPEEETPAVDDGLRRNDQDVHYETLQSEQLKAIIDTAFPRVKEYELDGKTLTGQVQKLDKMSINGVLVTPEVQYRKIDDTTAEYVMKVRNDDEFINAEITVKLQLVGNEMHFDVTKVVNKNNVEMGKPVDNVRKLIQTIEFPGNTLVSVGSNKQGAKFDGAQMSTNTHNRGDYHLDLKEGKMNEYTYGFMYGFVSSNELAASVWSNSQFTYRGNDFARLTTALERVEGVNYLGIQSSPYWYQRAYKNLVFPEYTLELPSSKVVITKDLNKDNVVDWQDGAIAYRNIMNNPKGAESVPDLVAYRIAMNFASQAQNPFLMTLDGIKKINLHTDGLGQSILLKGYGSEGHDSGHLNYADIGKRIGGVEDFKKLLARAKEYGAKIGIHVNASETYPESKYFSEAILRRNSDGTYMYGWNWLDQGINIDAEYDLAHGRLDRWKELREKLGADLDFIYVDVWGNGQSGDNTAWPTHILAKELNSQGWRMAIEWGFGAEYDSTFQHWAADLTYGGYSLKGINSNITRFIRNHQKDSWVGDYPSYGGAANYPLLGGYNMKDFEGWQGRSDYEGYIRNLFENNIMTKFFQHYKVSKWVNGDPVAMSDNGQNYKWTPEMEVDLTNDNGDEVKIVRQSNDPNSPDYRKRVTTLNGRVIENGGSYLVPWNWDENGKALTGDKEKMYFFTNTAGTTEWTLPDDWTGDKVYLYRLTDQGKKDLVELTVGADRKIQITGDAYQPYVLYKAPQGKKTMVWSEGLHIYDQGFNSGTLDHWEKTGDSEHAEIVKSQGANEMLRIQGNTERVTLKQRLTDLKPNTRYAVYVGVDNRSDARADITIRVGDKVISNYTNKSIAKNYVQAHAHNTLKKNATVDNTSYFQNMYVYFTTGEDVSNVTLELGRDADAAATYFDEIRVFENQSVMYNEKHDTGNGKFKQDFEEVPQGIFPFVVGDVEGVQDNRTHLSEKHEPYTQRGWNGKKVNDVIEGDWSLKTNGLTGNDKLVYQTIPQNFRFEEGKTYKVTFDYEAGSNGAYSFVIGNGENSRRSKLTKYDLENTWENSSTPKKVSFYVTGEKGGNTWIGIYSNARGADTKGDTDNNEINFKGYKDFMLDNLEIEEIKLTGKMIIDEAYEKNTPIVNGNYKQDSLNAYKDAVAALLEADDDISVDDAKALVERVNEAKEKLAVKRSAPDWDDIHDLDAPYEEADNVWYAFDGNTNTLWHTPYGVNSLGKPLTVEFNNPMESTRFEYVPRPSGPNGRVMSGSLTVIDEKGQEHNFNFTGWANDAKTKVINFDAPIKVKKAIFTGNETYGDPGHISAAELRFVLPIENDKPLDEAAYNAEVERVRKIDRQDAKEYLAAVEAYKKGLAEHNLLTPNGLNKLVEGLKEIKETEEPTPNPEPTPDPKPTPTPNPEPTPNPEPTPNPEPTPNPEPTPNPEPTPDPKPTPDPEPTPDPEPTPDPEPTPDPKPTPDPEPTPDPKPTPDPKPTPDPKPTPDPEPTPDPKPTPDPKPTPDPEPTPDPKPTPDPESTPDPKPTPEPEVLSSKGDQQPPVVEIPEFKGGVNAAEVAVYDIPEFKGGVNAVEAAVYDIPEFKGGVNWVEADKNELPEFKGGVNAVEADKNELPEFKGGVNWVEAAKNEVPEYKETLGTGDNQTNPVAEKLDQKPSLTPTPAMQAAQKETEQPKLPETGEGTTEHLFLAGLTLAMSALFLQKRKED from the coding sequence ATGAATAAAAGGTTATTTGAAAAACGTTGTAAATATAGTATTCGGAAATTTTCATTAGGTGTTGCCTCTGTTGTCATTGGTGCGACATTTTTTGGAACAAGTACCGTTTTAGCAGATACAGCCCAAACTGGATCTACCGCAAATATGCCAGCTGATTTAGCAGCAGCTCTTGCCAATGCAAAAGATGATAATGGGCATGATTTTGAAGCACCGAAAGCTGGAGAAAATCAAGGTTCTCCTGAAGTTACTGAAGGACCAAAAACTGAGGAAGAATTACTAGAGAAAGAAAAAGAAGGTGCAGCAACTTCAGCAACTGAAAATGAACTTCCAAAAGATCTGCGTGAAAAACTCGATAAAGCCGAAGACAGCGGCCATACTGCTTCAAAAGAAGACCTGGAAAAAGAAGATAAAAGTTTAGTTCCAGAAGAAGTTGCCAAAACAAAAAATGGGGAATTGAACTACGGTGCTACAGTTGAAATTAAGAGCGAAGCTGGGACTGGTAGTGGTATTGTTATTGGAGAAAATCTTGTCTTATCAGTATCTCATAACTTTATCAAGGATGTTCCGGATGGGAACAATCGTAAAGTAGCTGATAATATTGATAGTGATAAAGATGTTTATACAGTTTCTTATGAAGGTGCACCAGACGTTAAATTTAGTAAAAATGATGTAAAACACTGGGATCGTGAAGGCTTCCTGAAAGGTTATAAAAATGACTTAGCCATTGTCAAACTTCGCAGTCCTCTTGCAAATGCTCCAGTTGAAGTTGCGGATAAACCGTCAACTATCAAGAAAGGAGATAAGGTTCATGTATTTGGATATCCAAAAGGAGTGCTCGATCCAATCCTCAATACTACTGTCGAAGATATTAATGACCATGGAGAAGGCGTTCGTGGAATTAGCTACCAAGGAAGTGAACCTGGTGCAAGTGGCGGTGGAATCTTTGATGAAAATGGAAAATTAATTGGGATTCATCAAAACGGTGTATCTGGTAAACGTAGTGGTGGTATTCTTTTCTCACCTGCACAGTTAGAGTGGATTCAAAACTATATTAAGGGTATTGAAACAACTAAACCAGCTGGTCTAGATGCTCTTGATAAACAAGTTGAAGATAAAGAAGAAAAACCAAAAGAGGATAAACCTCAGGAAGAAAAACCAGCTGACAATAAACCAGCAGAAAACAAACCAGCAGAAAACAAACCAGCAGAAAACAAACCAGCAGAAAACAAACCAGCTGAAGCAGCAACGGGAGAAACTAGCGACGCTACTGCCGAAGTGAAAAAAGAGTGGAATTCAGTAAGCCGTGTGAAAGGGAATGTTGAAGTCGTTGAAGAAGGCGGAGTACGCTACAACAAATTAACTTCAACAACAGCTAACGACAATGGAGCAAACGAAGCTTTATTTGAAAAAGCTGGATTACAGGCGGATGCGGAAGGAAATGTAAGCGTTGACTTAACGTTCAAGGCAAACACTCCTCCAGCTGAAACTCGCTTTGGGGTATATCTAAAATATAAAGATAATGACAACAACATCTTTGTAGGGTATGACAAGGGCGGTTGGTTCTGGCAATACAAAGGACCAAATGTAAACACATGGTATAGCAAGACTCGTGTAGAAGCACCAAATGTAGGGGAAGAAAACCATCTATCTATCGTGTACAAGAAAGACGGTCAATTAAACGCTACAAATAATGGACAAAATTTATTTAGCACAGAAGTCGTTCCAGAAGCTGTCAAGAACGCTTTAGCTGATGTGAATAAAGTTTACCTCAAAGCTGGGACTTACGGTACAGAATTATCTTCTGTATCGATCAAAGCGGATAACCAAGATAACATCAAACCTGAAGAAGAAACTCCGGCTGTGGATGATGGATTACGTCGCAATGACCAAGATGTTCACTATGAAACTTTACAATCAGAACAATTAAAAGCGATTATCGACACAGCGTTTCCACGTGTTAAAGAATATGAATTAGATGGAAAAACGTTAACAGGTCAAGTTCAAAAATTAGATAAAATGTCAATCAACGGTGTATTAGTCACTCCAGAAGTTCAATACCGTAAGATTGATGACACTACTGCAGAATATGTAATGAAAGTAAGAAACGATGATGAATTCATCAACGCTGAAATCACTGTGAAATTACAATTAGTCGGCAACGAAATGCACTTCGATGTGACAAAAGTAGTGAACAAAAACAATGTCGAAATGGGTAAACCAGTCGACAATGTTCGCAAATTAATCCAAACCATTGAATTCCCAGGAAACACATTAGTGTCTGTAGGTTCAAATAAACAAGGTGCGAAATTCGATGGTGCTCAAATGTCAACAAACACACATAACCGTGGAGACTATCATTTAGACTTGAAAGAAGGCAAGATGAATGAATATACTTACGGTTTCATGTATGGATTTGTTTCTTCTAACGAATTAGCAGCGTCTGTTTGGAGTAACTCTCAATTTACTTACAGAGGAAATGACTTTGCACGTTTAACAACAGCGTTAGAACGTGTAGAAGGCGTGAACTACTTAGGTATTCAAAGCTCACCTTACTGGTACCAACGTGCTTATAAGAACTTGGTATTCCCAGAATACACATTAGAATTACCAAGTTCTAAAGTAGTCATCACAAAAGACTTAAACAAAGATAATGTTGTGGACTGGCAAGATGGTGCGATTGCCTATCGTAATATCATGAACAATCCTAAAGGAGCAGAATCTGTTCCAGATTTAGTAGCGTATCGTATTGCGATGAACTTCGCATCTCAAGCGCAAAACCCATTCTTAATGACATTAGATGGTATTAAGAAGATTAACTTACACACAGATGGTTTAGGCCAATCAATCCTACTTAAAGGGTATGGTAGTGAAGGTCACGACTCAGGTCACTTAAACTATGCAGATATCGGTAAGAGAATCGGTGGCGTTGAAGACTTCAAGAAATTATTAGCGAGAGCAAAAGAATACGGAGCTAAAATCGGTATTCACGTAAACGCTTCTGAAACATATCCTGAATCTAAATACTTCAGTGAAGCCATTTTACGTAGAAACTCTGACGGAACATATATGTACGGTTGGAACTGGTTAGACCAAGGTATCAACATCGATGCAGAATATGACTTGGCTCATGGACGTTTGGATCGTTGGAAAGAATTAAGAGAAAAACTAGGTGCTGACTTAGACTTCATCTATGTGGATGTTTGGGGTAACGGACAATCAGGAGATAACACTGCTTGGCCAACTCACATACTTGCTAAAGAATTAAACTCTCAAGGATGGCGTATGGCTATCGAGTGGGGCTTCGGTGCGGAATATGACTCAACATTCCAACACTGGGCGGCTGACTTAACTTACGGTGGATATTCACTGAAAGGTATTAACTCAAACATCACTCGATTCATCCGTAACCACCAAAAAGACTCATGGGTTGGTGATTATCCAAGCTACGGTGGTGCCGCTAACTATCCATTACTTGGTGGATATAACATGAAAGACTTCGAAGGATGGCAAGGTCGAAGCGACTACGAAGGATATATTCGTAACCTCTTCGAAAACAACATCATGACGAAGTTCTTCCAACACTACAAAGTCTCTAAATGGGTGAACGGTGACCCAGTTGCGATGAGCGACAACGGTCAAAACTACAAGTGGACTCCAGAAATGGAAGTTGATTTAACAAATGACAATGGAGACGAAGTGAAGATTGTTCGTCAATCGAACGACCCTAATAGCCCAGACTACCGTAAACGTGTAACTACACTAAACGGTCGTGTTATTGAAAATGGCGGAAGCTACTTAGTACCATGGAACTGGGATGAAAATGGTAAAGCTTTAACAGGCGACAAAGAAAAGATGTACTTCTTCACAAATACTGCTGGAACAACTGAATGGACACTTCCAGATGATTGGACTGGAGATAAAGTATACCTTTACCGTCTAACAGACCAAGGTAAGAAAGATTTAGTCGAATTAACAGTCGGCGCAGACCGTAAGATTCAAATTACGGGAGATGCGTACCAACCATATGTACTTTACAAAGCTCCTCAAGGCAAGAAGACAATGGTATGGAGTGAAGGACTACACATCTATGACCAAGGTTTCAACAGCGGAACATTAGATCATTGGGAAAAAACTGGTGACAGCGAACATGCTGAAATCGTGAAATCTCAAGGGGCTAACGAAATGTTACGTATTCAAGGAAACACTGAACGTGTGACATTGAAACAACGCTTAACAGACTTGAAACCTAATACAAGATATGCTGTTTATGTAGGTGTAGATAACCGAAGCGATGCACGTGCAGATATCACAATCCGTGTCGGAGATAAAGTGATTTCTAACTACACAAATAAATCAATCGCGAAGAACTATGTACAAGCACATGCGCATAACACACTTAAGAAGAATGCGACAGTAGATAATACAAGTTACTTCCAAAACATGTATGTATACTTCACAACAGGCGAAGATGTTTCTAATGTGACATTAGAACTTGGACGTGATGCGGATGCAGCAGCAACTTACTTCGATGAAATTCGTGTATTTGAAAACCAATCTGTAATGTACAACGAAAAACACGACACAGGAAATGGTAAATTCAAACAAGACTTTGAAGAAGTGCCTCAAGGTATCTTCCCATTCGTAGTCGGCGATGTTGAAGGCGTACAAGATAACCGTACTCACTTATCTGAGAAACACGAACCATATACTCAACGTGGATGGAATGGTAAGAAAGTCAACGATGTTATCGAAGGCGATTGGTCATTGAAGACGAACGGTTTAACAGGAAATGACAAACTCGTTTACCAAACAATTCCACAAAACTTCCGCTTCGAAGAAGGTAAGACTTATAAAGTAACCTTCGATTATGAAGCAGGTTCAAATGGAGCATACTCATTCGTTATCGGTAATGGCGAAAATTCTCGTCGTAGTAAATTAACGAAATACGACTTAGAAAACACTTGGGAAAATTCATCAACTCCTAAGAAAGTAAGCTTCTATGTTACTGGTGAAAAAGGTGGAAACACTTGGATTGGTATTTACTCAAATGCGCGTGGTGCCGATACTAAAGGAGATACAGATAACAACGAAATCAACTTCAAAGGTTATAAAGACTTTATGTTAGATAACCTTGAAATTGAAGAAATTAAGTTAACTGGTAAGATGATCATCGATGAAGCATACGAAAAGAATACTCCAATCGTAAATGGCAACTACAAACAAGATTCATTAAATGCTTATAAAGACGCTGTAGCAGCTTTATTAGAAGCAGACGATGATATTAGTGTGGATGATGCTAAAGCTCTTGTAGAACGCGTTAACGAGGCTAAAGAAAAACTTGCGGTGAAACGTAGCGCTCCAGATTGGGACGATATTCATGATCTTGATGCTCCTTATGAAGAAGCAGATAATGTATGGTATGCATTTGATGGAAATACAAATACTTTATGGCATACACCTTATGGAGTGAATAGCTTAGGAAAACCATTAACAGTAGAGTTCAATAATCCGATGGAATCAACTCGCTTTGAATATGTTCCTCGTCCTTCAGGTCCAAACGGACGTGTGATGAGCGGTAGCCTTACAGTGATTGATGAAAAAGGACAAGAACATAACTTTAACTTTACTGGATGGGCAAATGATGCGAAGACAAAAGTGATTAACTTTGATGCTCCAATCAAGGTGAAGAAAGCTATCTTTACTGGTAACGAAACATACGGTGACCCTGGACATATTTCAGCAGCGGAATTACGCTTCGTCCTTCCAATTGAAAATGATAAACCATTAGATGAAGCTGCATACAATGCTGAAGTAGAACGTGTTCGTAAGATTGATCGTCAAGATGCGAAAGAATACTTGGCAGCTGTTGAAGCGTACAAGAAAGGTCTTGCAGAACATAACTTATTAACTCCAAACGGACTTAATAAATTGGTAGAAGGCTTGAAAGAAATTAAAGAAACTGAAGAACCAACTCCAAATCCAGAGCCAACTCCAGATCCGAAACCAACTCCAACTCCAAATCCAGAGCCAACTCCAAATCCAGAGCCAACTCCAAATCCAGAGCCAACTCCAAATCCAGAGCCAACTCCAAATCCAGAGCCAACTCCAGATCCAAAACCAACTCCAGATCCAGAGCCAACTCCAGATCCAGAGCCAACTCCAGATCCAGAGCCAACTCCAGATCCAAAACCAACTCCAGATCCAGAACCAACTCCAGATCCAAAACCAACTCCAGATCCAAAACCAACTCCAGATCCAAAACCAACTCCAGATCCAGAGCCAACTCCAGATCCAAAACCAACTCCAGATCCAAAACCAACTCCAGATCCAGAGCCAACTCCAGATCCGAAACCAACTCCAGATCCAGAGTCAACCCCAGATCCAAAACCAACTCCTGAACCTGAAGTATTATCAAGTAAGGGAGATCAGCAACCACCAGTAGTTGAAATTCCAGAATTCAAGGGTGGCGTTAATGCTGCAGAAGTGGCTGTTTATGACATTCCAGAATTCAAGGGTGGCGTTAATGCTGTAGAAGCGGCTGTTTATGACATTCCAGAGTTCAAAGGTGGCGTTAATTGGGTTGAAGCGGACAAGAATGAGCTCCCAGAATTCAAGGGTGGTGTTAACGCAGTTGAAGCGGACAAGAATGAGCTTCCAGAGTTCAAGGGTGGCGTTAATTGGGTTGAAGCTGCTAAGAATGAGGTTCCTGAGTATAAAGAAACATTAGGTACAGGAGACAATCAGACAAATCCAGTTGCAGAAAAACTTGATCAGAAACCATCTCTTACACCAACACCTGCTATGCAAGCAGCACAAAAAGAAACAGAACAGCCTAAACTTCCTGAAACAGGTGAAGGCACAACTGAACACCTCTTCCTAGCTGGTCTTACATTAGCAATGTCTGCTCTATTTCTTCAAAAAAGAAAAGAAGATTAA